ATAAGGGATTTAAAAGGCAGCATAACCGGACTAGTACAATTCTAAAAACTGGATGAGATTAATAGTCCGGTAAAGAACGACATTTGTTTTGAAAAACTATGCGGACAGGATGCTGGATGCCAGCCCGGCCGCGTTACACGTATGCAAACCACCCGCACAACACCCAGCCGCCTGGCCAAGCGTGCTCAGTACGACGAAGCCACCATTCATCCTATTCTGGATGAGGCCCTATTCTGCACCGTTAGTTATGCCATTGATGGGCAACCAATGGCGATTCCTACCGCTTTCGCCCGGAAAGGCGATAAACTTTACATTCATGGATCAGTAGGCAGTCACTTTATCCGATCCATTGAGCGGGGCGCACCAGTATGTATCACCGTTATGCTGGCCGATGGATTGGTGCTGGCTAAGTCGGCCTTTCATCACTCTGTCAATTACCGCTCGGTTGTTATTTTCGCCAAT
This window of the Spirosoma aerolatum genome carries:
- a CDS encoding pyridoxamine 5'-phosphate oxidase family protein, encoding MQTTRTTPSRLAKRAQYDEATIHPILDEALFCTVSYAIDGQPMAIPTAFARKGDKLYIHGSVGSHFIRSIERGAPVCITVMLADGLVLAKSAFHHSVNYRSVVIFANAEKVTDEAERLEAMALITDHLIPGRWADLRPTTDSEMRKTTVLSFALHEASAKLRTGGPNDEPEDEQLPTWAGVIPLQTVRQTPIPKEGDATIPLPDYLI